A single genomic interval of Coccidioides posadasii str. Silveira chromosome 1, complete sequence harbors:
- a CDS encoding uncharacterized protein (EggNog:ENOG410PW80~COG:S) produces the protein MVKLSYAGRKVQGLKLGQAVARDLRKRIPPGSGARAAARDPTIELDLTGKLLTDDGLKEIIDALVSCIKFQDENYPNGVIKLTELSLKGNALTTTAIARLAKVVELSKSSLVKLDISDNGISIISKTQRSNWRIFLKSFEECYMLKSIDFSGNKLGSAGFDGISEVFLKSELYFIVPSPARIPDENGKLHSVGDKLKSISLNTNGNDTLRLPAAGEANCRRGAAEPKNDELYASTRGLRSVPYLNFAGSGNTTACAFHLWGMSMVHLGAEELLEFLPTGRSMVPPGAVQHGSGIVYVPNEFGPLGRSLLATGEQFVRELSRVDDDIDSMTLGEDLDRDEVVKARHTCKRTQEEMERIKYRAILDVLTTEGVQSVELWNVAFKTMIVARALLLDDGDKQGLTKESNVTDKMDKPGHNDDSRGSPEQALGRCYPQSNSPWTDFAQEFPSLPTSPRKRNDGPVKNGITSQSTSKKDNRGFKAGSGHLRSRACPCAEMLEMSPQAISRPAPGAVFKQVGRFGLPMRLWTRIIVEAMDENEVLNPQQQMRIIRYACDWNSVTQELKIKGGTEAEQIRKILNSMDCLSYSKFD, from the exons atggTTAAGCTGAGCTATGCAGGA CGCAAGGTTCAGGGGCTGAAATTGGGCCAGGCCGTTGCAAGAGATTTG AGAAAGCGAATCCCGCCGGGCAGTGGTGCCCGGGCTGCAGCAAGGGATCCTACCATCGAATTGGACCTAACCGGAAAACTTCTGACCGACGACGGTCTTAAAGAAATCATTGACGCTCTTGTTAGCTGCATTAAGTTCCAGGATGAGAACTATCCAAATGGGGTTATTAAGCTAACAGAACTATCCCTTAAGGGGAATGCTCTCACAACGACAGCCATTGCAAGATTGGCTAAAGTTGTGGAACTAAGCAAGTCCAGTTTGGTGAAGCTCGATATCTCTGATAATGGAATTAGCATTATCAGCAAGACACAAAGAAGCAACTGGCGGATTTTTTTGAAATCGTTCGAGGAATGCTACATGCTAAAGAGCATCGATTTCAGCGGAAACAAATTGGGCAGCGCGGGTTTTGATGGTATATCCGAGGTCTTCCTCAAAAGCGAACTGTATTTCATTGTGCCGAGTCCAGCTAGAATCCCTGATGAGAATGGGAAGTTGCACAGCGTCGGGGATAAGTTGAAGTCGATATCATTGAATACGAACGGGAACGATACTCTGCGCTTGCCAGCAGCAGGCGAAGCAAACTGTCGACGTGGAG CCGCGGAACCAAAGAATGACGAATTATACGCAAGTACGAGAGGCCTTCGATCGGTGCCATATTTGAACTTCGCGGGGTCTGGAAATACCACTGCATGTGCTTTTCACCTGTGGGGAATGTCTATGGTTCATCTTGGAGCTGAAGAGCTGCTTGAGTTTTTGCCGACAGGCAGATCCATGGTACCCCCGGGGGCTGTCCAACATGGTAGTGGTATAGTGTACGTGCCGAATGAATTTGGGCCACTCGGGCGCAGCTTACTAGCCACGGGAGAGCAATTTGTTCGAGAACTCTCTAGAGTGGATGACGATATTGATTCTATGACCCTTGGAGAAGACTTGGATAGAGACGAGGTCGTCAAGGCTCGGCACACCTGCAAAAGAACTCAAGAGGAAATGGAACGTATCAAATATCGGGCAATTCTCGATGTCCTCACAACGGAGGGCGTACAAAGTGTGGAGCTGTGGAATGTTGCGTTCAAAACGATGATCGTCGCTCGGGCTCTCCTTCTAGACGACGGAGATAAACAGGGGTTGACCAAGGAAAGTAATGTAACGGACAAGATGGATAAACCGGGCCATAACGATGACTCCCGTGGCAGTCCCGAACAAGCTCTAGGCCGTTGTTACCCTCAATCAAACTCACCATGGACCGACTTTGCACAGGAATTTCCTTCCCTGCCTACATCCCCCCGGAAACGAAACGATGGGCCGGTCAAGAATGGGATAACGTCCCAGTCAACTTCCAAAAAAGATAACCGCGGATTCAAGGCGGGATCGGGACATTTGAGGTCGCGAGCCTGCCCTTGTGCGGAGATGTTGGAAATGTCGCCACAAGCCATTTCGAGACCGGCGCCTGGAGCAGTATTTAAGCAGGTCGGTCGTTTCGGATTGCCAATGCGTCTATGGACAAGAATAATCGTGGAGGCAATGGACGAAAATGAAGTCTTAAACCCCCAGCAACAAATGCGCATCATTAGGTACGCGTGTGATTGGAATTCGGTCACACAAGAGCTTAAGATCAAGGGAGGAACGGAGGCCGAGCAAATCCGAAAGATCCTCAACTCGATGGATTGTCTTAGTTATTCGAAATTTGATTAA